One genomic segment of Hevea brasiliensis isolate MT/VB/25A 57/8 chromosome 3, ASM3005281v1, whole genome shotgun sequence includes these proteins:
- the LOC110669368 gene encoding uncharacterized protein LOC110669368: protein MPSYTKFLKDILSKKRRQEDYETVALTEECSAIMQNKLPLKLKDPGSFSIPCLIDNMNIDKALCDLGASVSLMPLSICKKLDIGELKPIIISLLLVDRYVKYPIGILENIPIKVGKFFIPIDFAILEMEEDVQIPIILGRPFLATAGVVIDVKNGLLTLKEERKRWSSTYSMQ from the coding sequence ATGCCATCCTATACCAAGTTCCTCAAAGATATTTTATCAAAGAAGAGAAGGCAGGAGGACTATGAGACTGTCGCTcttacagaggaatgcagtgccataatgCAGAACAAGCTGCCactaaagctcaaggatccaggaagcttctccataccttgcctTATCGATAACATGAATATTGACAAAGCCCTCTGTGATCTAGGTGCAAGTGTGAGTCTGATGCCTTTGTCAATATGTAAGAAGCTTGATATAGGGGAACTTAAGCCTATAATAATTTCGTTACTACTGGTTGATCGATATGTGAAATACCCTATAGGTATTCTAGAAAACATCCCTATCAAGGTGGGAAAATTCTTTATCCCAATTGATTTTGCTATACTGGAAATGGAAGAGGATGTCCAGATCCCCATAATATTGGGAAGACCTTTTCTAGCAACTGCTGGAGTTGTCATAGACGTCAAGAACGGGCTGCTAACTCTCAAGGAGGAGAGGAAGAGGTGGAGTTCAACCTATTCAATGCAATGA